A region from the Mycolicibacterium litorale genome encodes:
- the acs gene encoding acetate--CoA ligase, with amino-acid sequence MSEAHTEVQSSYPPAPEFVAQANASQELYRQAEADRLGFWASQAERLSWDTPFSEVLDWSDAPFAKWFVGGTLNVAYNCVDRHVDAGNGDRVAIHWEGEPVGDSRTLTYAELKDEVCKAANVLTDLGLSAGDRAAIYMPMIPEAIIAMLACARLGVMHSVVFAGFSASALKARIEDAEAKLVITTDGQYRRGKAASLKNAVDEALESAEGGQSPVQHVLVVRRTGIDVNWTDGRDLWWDEVVPNASAEHTPQAFDAEHPLFLLYTSGTTGKPKGIMHTTGGYLVQSSYTHSCVFDVKPETDVYWCTADIGWVTGHTYIVYGPLSNGVTQVVYEGTPTSPTEHRHFEIIEKYGVTIYYTAPTLIRTFMKLGREIPDAHDLSSLRLLGSVGEPINPEAWRWYRNVFGDNTTPIVDTWWQTETGAIMISPLPGVTAAKPGSAMTPLPGISAKIVDDDGNQLAPGTDHGEQANGYLVLDQPWPAMLRGIWGDPQRFKDTYWSRFAEQGWYFAGDGARYDADGNIWVLGRIDDVMNVSGHRISTAEVESALVGHSGVAEAAVVGATDEQTGQGICAFVILESHAKDNENMVDELRAQVAKEISPIARPREIHVVPELPKTRSGKIMRRLLRDVAEGRELGDTSTLVDPSVFEAIRASK; translated from the coding sequence ATGTCTGAGGCGCACACCGAAGTCCAGTCCAGCTATCCGCCCGCCCCGGAGTTCGTGGCGCAGGCGAATGCGTCGCAGGAGTTGTACCGGCAGGCCGAGGCCGATCGGTTGGGGTTCTGGGCCTCGCAGGCCGAGCGGTTGTCCTGGGACACCCCGTTCTCCGAGGTGCTTGACTGGTCGGACGCCCCGTTCGCCAAGTGGTTCGTCGGCGGCACGCTCAACGTCGCCTACAACTGCGTCGACCGCCACGTCGACGCCGGAAACGGCGACCGGGTCGCCATCCACTGGGAAGGCGAACCCGTCGGCGACTCCCGGACGCTGACCTACGCCGAACTCAAAGACGAGGTCTGCAAGGCCGCCAACGTGCTGACCGACCTCGGCCTGAGCGCCGGCGACCGCGCCGCCATCTACATGCCGATGATCCCCGAAGCCATCATCGCGATGCTCGCCTGCGCACGCCTGGGCGTCATGCACTCAGTGGTGTTCGCCGGCTTCTCGGCGTCGGCACTCAAAGCCCGCATCGAAGACGCCGAAGCCAAACTCGTCATCACCACCGACGGCCAATACCGCCGCGGCAAGGCCGCTTCACTCAAGAACGCCGTCGACGAGGCCCTGGAGTCGGCTGAGGGCGGACAGTCCCCTGTTCAACACGTTCTTGTGGTGCGCCGCACCGGCATCGACGTCAACTGGACCGACGGCCGCGACCTGTGGTGGGACGAAGTGGTCCCGAACGCATCGGCCGAGCACACCCCGCAAGCCTTCGACGCCGAACATCCCCTGTTTCTGCTCTACACCTCCGGCACCACCGGGAAGCCCAAAGGCATCATGCACACCACCGGCGGCTACCTCGTACAGTCGTCCTACACCCACTCATGCGTGTTCGACGTCAAACCCGAGACCGACGTGTACTGGTGCACCGCCGACATCGGCTGGGTCACCGGCCACACCTACATCGTCTACGGGCCGCTGTCGAACGGGGTGACCCAGGTGGTTTACGAGGGCACACCGACCTCGCCCACCGAACACCGCCACTTCGAGATCATCGAAAAGTACGGTGTCACCATCTATTACACCGCACCCACCCTGATCCGCACGTTCATGAAGCTGGGCCGCGAAATCCCCGACGCCCATGATCTGTCGAGCCTGCGGCTGCTCGGCTCCGTCGGTGAGCCGATCAATCCCGAAGCGTGGCGCTGGTACCGCAATGTGTTCGGCGACAACACAACCCCGATCGTCGACACCTGGTGGCAGACCGAGACCGGCGCCATCATGATCTCGCCGCTGCCCGGCGTCACCGCGGCCAAACCCGGCTCGGCCATGACGCCCCTGCCCGGCATCTCCGCCAAGATCGTCGACGACGACGGCAATCAGCTCGCCCCCGGCACCGACCACGGCGAACAAGCCAACGGCTACCTCGTCCTCGACCAGCCCTGGCCGGCGATGCTGCGCGGCATCTGGGGCGACCCACAACGGTTCAAAGACACCTACTGGTCACGGTTCGCCGAACAGGGCTGGTACTTCGCCGGCGACGGCGCCCGCTACGACGCCGACGGCAACATCTGGGTGCTCGGCCGCATCGACGACGTCATGAACGTCTCCGGCCACCGCATCTCCACCGCCGAAGTCGAATCCGCCCTCGTCGGCCACAGCGGGGTCGCCGAAGCCGCCGTGGTCGGCGCCACCGACGAACAGACCGGCCAAGGCATCTGCGCGTTCGTCATCCTGGAATCGCACGCCAAGGACAACGAGAACATGGTCGACGAACTGCGCGCCCAGGTCGCCAAGGAGATCTCCCCCATCGCCCGCCCCCGCGAGATCCACGTCGTACCCGAACTGCCCAAGACCCGAAGCGGCAAGATCATGCGCCGGCTCCTGCGCGACGTCGCCGAAGGCCGGGAACTCGGCGACACCTCGACGCTGGTCGACCCCAGCGTGTTCGAGGCGATCCGCGCCAGCAAGTAG
- a CDS encoding phage holin family protein translates to MSRGDRKNGVPTTVTSIPLVDPHAPKPDPSIGDLVKDATSQVSTLVRAEVELAKAEITRDVKKGLTGSVFFIAALVVLFYSTFFFFFFVAELLDTWLWRWASFLIVFGVMVVVTALLALLGYLKVRRIRGPRKTIESVKETREALTPGHDKAPKAVAISDGQKTGDPSGW, encoded by the coding sequence GTGAGCCGAGGCGATCGCAAGAACGGCGTGCCCACCACCGTCACGTCTATTCCGCTGGTGGATCCGCATGCGCCCAAACCCGATCCCTCGATCGGCGATCTCGTCAAGGACGCCACGTCGCAGGTGTCGACGCTGGTGCGCGCCGAGGTCGAACTCGCCAAGGCCGAGATCACCCGTGACGTCAAGAAGGGTCTGACCGGCAGCGTCTTCTTCATCGCCGCCCTGGTCGTGCTGTTCTACTCGACGTTCTTCTTCTTCTTCTTCGTCGCCGAACTGCTCGACACCTGGTTGTGGCGGTGGGCGTCGTTCCTGATCGTGTTCGGCGTCATGGTGGTCGTCACCGCACTGCTGGCGCTGCTCGGATACCTCAAGGTGCGCCGGATCCGCGGCCCGCGCAAGACCATCGAGTCGGTCAAGGAGACGCGCGAGGCGCTCACCCCGGGCCACGACAAGGCGCCGAAGGCGGTCGCGATCTCCGACGGTCAGAAGACCGGCGACCCGTCCGGCTGGTAA
- the marP gene encoding acid resistance serine protease MarP, whose protein sequence is MTPSQWLDLLVLAVAFVAAISGWRSGALGSLMSFIGVVLGAVAGVLLAPHVVTHISGPRTKLFAALFLILALVVIGEIAGVVLGRAVRGAIRNRTLRLFDSVIGVGLQIVAVLLASWLLATPLTASDQPNLAAAVKGSRVLAEVDQVAPPWLKSVPTRLSGLLDTSGLPEVLEPFGRTPIATVDAPDAALATDAVVGATRGSVVKIRGVAPGCQKVLEGTGFVVSPNRVMSNAHVVAGSESVTVEVDGQTYDAFVVSYDPNADISILDVPDLPAAPLPFVDELAPPGTDAIVMGYPGGGDFTATPARIRETIELNGPDIYRKTTVTREVYTIRGTVRQGNSGGPMINRGGKVLGVVFGAAVDDADTGFVLTSDEVAHQLAKVGNTARVPTGVCVS, encoded by the coding sequence ATGACACCTTCTCAGTGGCTTGACCTCCTCGTCCTCGCCGTCGCCTTCGTCGCCGCCATTTCCGGGTGGCGTTCGGGCGCGCTGGGGTCCCTCATGTCGTTCATCGGCGTGGTGCTCGGCGCGGTCGCCGGCGTGCTGCTCGCCCCCCACGTGGTCACCCACATCAGCGGGCCGAGGACCAAGCTGTTCGCGGCGCTGTTCCTGATCCTCGCGCTGGTGGTGATCGGCGAGATCGCCGGCGTGGTCCTCGGCCGCGCGGTGCGCGGGGCGATCCGCAACCGCACCCTGCGCCTGTTCGACTCGGTCATCGGGGTCGGTCTGCAGATCGTCGCGGTGCTGCTCGCCTCCTGGCTGCTGGCGACCCCGCTGACGGCGTCGGACCAACCCAACCTCGCGGCCGCCGTGAAGGGTTCGCGGGTGCTGGCGGAGGTGGACCAGGTGGCGCCGCCGTGGCTGAAGTCGGTGCCCACCCGATTGTCGGGTCTGCTCGACACCTCGGGGCTGCCCGAGGTCCTCGAACCGTTCGGCCGCACCCCGATCGCGACGGTCGACGCCCCGGACGCGGCGCTCGCCACCGATGCCGTCGTCGGTGCCACCCGCGGCAGCGTGGTGAAGATCCGCGGCGTCGCACCGGGGTGCCAGAAGGTGCTCGAAGGCACCGGGTTCGTGGTGTCGCCCAACCGGGTGATGTCCAACGCGCACGTCGTCGCCGGATCCGAGAGCGTCACCGTGGAGGTCGACGGCCAGACCTACGACGCGTTCGTGGTGTCCTACGACCCGAACGCCGACATCTCGATCCTCGACGTCCCCGACCTGCCCGCGGCGCCTCTGCCGTTCGTCGACGAATTGGCGCCGCCCGGAACCGATGCCATCGTGATGGGTTATCCCGGAGGCGGCGATTTCACCGCCACGCCCGCGCGGATCCGCGAGACCATCGAGCTCAACGGCCCCGACATCTACCGCAAGACCACCGTCACCCGCGAGGTGTACACGATCAGAGGCACTGTGCGTCAGGGTAATTCAGGCGGCCCGATGATCAACCGCGGCGGCAAGGTGCTCGGTGTGGTGTTCGGCGCGGCGGTCGACGACGCCGACACCGGATTCGTGCTGACCTCCGACGAGGTGGCGCACCAACTGGCGAAGGTGGGCAACACCGCGCGGGTGCCGACCGGGGTCTGCGTCAGCTGA
- a CDS encoding TadA family conjugal transfer-associated ATPase: MTSPLIDRVRERLAAEASSLHPAVVAAAIRAESGGVLGDTEVLTNLRALQTELTGAGPLEPLLNADGTTDVLVTAPDEVWVDDGSGLRRTPVRFSDEGAVRRLAQRLALAAGRRLDEAQPWVDGQLHGLGTGEFTVRLHAVLPPVAAGGTCLSLRVLRPASQDLAALIAAGTIADGAAALVRDVIAARLAFLVSGGTGAGKTTLLAAALGAVPQGERIVCVEDAAELAPRHPHVVKLVARGANVEGVGEVTVRDLVRQALRMRPDRIVVGEVRGAEVVDLLAALNTGHDGGAGTVHANTPAEVPARMEALGAVGGLDRPALHSQLAAAVQVVLHVARDHTGARRLTEIGVLRPHDDGRVRVVPAWRIGSGPQPGAEDLNRLIAMRQTR; this comes from the coding sequence ATGACGTCCCCGCTGATCGACCGCGTCCGCGAGCGGCTCGCCGCCGAAGCGTCCTCACTGCACCCGGCGGTCGTCGCCGCCGCGATCCGCGCCGAATCCGGCGGCGTCCTCGGCGACACCGAGGTGCTCACCAATCTGCGGGCCCTGCAGACCGAACTCACCGGCGCCGGACCGCTCGAACCCCTGCTGAACGCCGACGGCACCACCGACGTGCTGGTCACCGCGCCGGACGAGGTGTGGGTGGATGACGGAAGCGGATTGCGCCGCACCCCGGTCCGGTTCTCCGACGAAGGCGCCGTGCGCAGGCTCGCGCAGCGGTTGGCCCTCGCGGCCGGCCGCCGTCTCGACGAGGCGCAGCCGTGGGTCGACGGGCAGCTGCACGGGTTGGGCACCGGCGAGTTCACGGTGCGCCTGCACGCCGTGCTGCCACCGGTCGCGGCCGGCGGCACGTGCCTGTCGCTGCGCGTGCTGCGGCCGGCCAGCCAGGATCTGGCCGCGCTGATCGCCGCGGGCACCATCGCCGACGGGGCGGCCGCGCTGGTGCGCGACGTCATCGCCGCACGGTTGGCCTTCCTGGTCAGCGGCGGCACCGGCGCGGGCAAGACCACACTGCTCGCCGCAGCGCTCGGCGCGGTCCCGCAGGGCGAGCGGATCGTCTGCGTCGAGGACGCCGCCGAACTCGCACCACGGCATCCACATGTGGTGAAACTCGTGGCGCGCGGGGCGAACGTCGAAGGGGTCGGCGAGGTCACCGTACGCGACCTGGTGCGTCAGGCGTTGCGCATGCGGCCCGACCGGATCGTCGTCGGAGAAGTCCGCGGCGCCGAGGTCGTCGACCTGCTCGCCGCGCTCAACACCGGCCACGACGGCGGGGCGGGCACCGTCCACGCCAACACCCCCGCCGAGGTCCCCGCGCGGATGGAGGCCCTGGGTGCGGTCGGCGGGCTCGACCGGCCGGCGCTGCACAGCCAGTTGGCCGCCGCGGTCCAGGTAGTGCTGCACGTGGCGCGCGACCACACGGGCGCACGAAGGCTCACCGAGATCGGGGTGCTGCGGCCACACGACGACGGTCGGGTCCGCGTGGTGCCCGCGTGGCGCATCGGCAGCGGCCCGCAGCCCGGCGCCGAAGACCTGAACCGGCTCATCGCGATGCGGCAGACCCGATGA
- a CDS encoding S1 family peptidase, which translates to MAFCLAGVLAVAPAAGAAGPVLLGGGSGIVVNGQSFCTLTTIGNDNRGNLIGFTSAHCGGPGATVAAEGVPDAGILGTMVAGNEALDYAVIQFDPQKVTPTNNVNGFQIDGLGPDPALGQVACKLGRTTGYSCGVTWGPGEDPGTIVNQVCGQPGDSGAPVTVDNRLVGMLHGAYTEGLPTCVVKYIPLHTPAVTMSFNTQLADIVAKNRPGSGFVPVGAR; encoded by the coding sequence ATGGCCTTCTGCCTCGCCGGTGTACTCGCCGTGGCGCCCGCCGCCGGTGCCGCCGGGCCGGTGCTGCTCGGTGGTGGTTCCGGCATCGTGGTCAACGGGCAGTCCTTCTGCACGCTGACCACCATCGGTAACGACAACCGCGGCAACCTGATCGGCTTCACGTCCGCCCACTGCGGGGGGCCGGGAGCGACAGTGGCGGCCGAAGGGGTGCCCGACGCGGGGATCCTGGGCACCATGGTCGCCGGCAACGAAGCGCTCGATTACGCGGTGATCCAATTCGATCCGCAGAAGGTCACCCCGACCAACAACGTCAACGGCTTCCAGATCGACGGCCTCGGACCCGATCCCGCGCTCGGGCAGGTGGCGTGCAAGCTCGGCCGCACCACCGGCTACTCGTGCGGGGTGACGTGGGGGCCCGGTGAGGACCCGGGCACGATCGTCAACCAGGTGTGCGGTCAGCCCGGCGACTCCGGGGCGCCGGTCACGGTGGACAACCGGCTGGTCGGCATGCTGCACGGCGCCTACACCGAGGGGCTGCCGACGTGCGTCGTGAAGTACATCCCGCTGCACACCCCCGCGGTGACGATGTCGTTCAACACCCAGCTGGCCGACATCGTCGCCAAGAACCGGCCGGGTTCGGGCTTCGTCCCGGTCGGTGCCCGCTGA
- a CDS encoding oxidoreductase: MTDPLAPLAELPGVAAAGDEAREALGKAHRHRTNLRGWPANAAEAALRAARASSVLDGGSLQLTETGEPDPVLAGALRVSQALEGGATALVDVWQRAPLQALARLHALAAADLTDDEHLGRPRADAGVGTRLELLVEILTGGSRVPAPVLAAVAHGELLTLAPFGTADGVVARAVSRLVTIASGLDPHGLGVPEVYWMRQSGDYQAAARGFASGTPDGLTAWILLSCRALQAGAREALQIASAAAG; encoded by the coding sequence ATGACGGATCCGTTGGCGCCGCTGGCCGAGTTACCCGGAGTGGCGGCCGCCGGCGACGAGGCGCGTGAGGCCCTCGGCAAGGCGCACCGGCACCGCACGAATCTGCGGGGCTGGCCGGCCAACGCCGCGGAGGCGGCACTGCGGGCGGCGCGGGCGTCGTCGGTGCTCGACGGCGGATCGCTGCAACTGACCGAGACGGGTGAGCCCGACCCGGTACTGGCCGGGGCGCTGCGGGTGTCCCAGGCGCTCGAGGGCGGGGCGACCGCACTGGTCGACGTGTGGCAGCGGGCGCCGCTGCAGGCGCTGGCCCGGTTGCACGCGCTGGCGGCAGCCGACCTCACCGACGACGAACACCTCGGCAGGCCGCGCGCGGACGCGGGCGTGGGTACGCGGCTGGAACTGTTGGTGGAGATCCTCACCGGCGGTTCCCGCGTGCCCGCCCCGGTCCTCGCGGCCGTCGCGCACGGTGAGCTGTTGACGCTGGCGCCGTTCGGGACCGCCGACGGCGTGGTGGCCCGCGCGGTGTCGCGGTTGGTGACGATCGCCAGCGGACTGGACCCGCACGGGCTCGGCGTTCCGGAGGTGTACTGGATGCGCCAGTCCGGGGACTATCAGGCCGCTGCGCGGGGGTTCGCCTCCGGCACACCCGACGGCCTCACGGCGTGGATACTCCTGAGCTGCCGGGCCCTGCAGGCGGGCGCCCGGGAGGCCCTGCAGATCGCCTCCGCCGCGGCGGGATAG
- the ssd gene encoding septum site-determining protein Ssd, which translates to MTTTPGVLVLLSDPALRGDVDRVAAAAAVSVVHADEPSSRKVWSAAAAVLLDEPSAIRCAARALPRRDRVVLLERARLGEPHWQAAIAVGAQHVLTLPEQEAELVVLLSEAAESIRDDARRGAVAAVVSGRGGAGASVLAAALALCGSDALLVDVDPWSGGLDLLLGAEDAPGLRWPELSVRGGRIAYPALRDALPRHAGVTLLTNGRVAGEIDPGALAAVIEAGSRGGALVVCDVPRRSTAAAEVALDAADLVVVVVTAEVRACAAAGALAPWLSAINPNVGLVVRGPAPGGLRATEVADSVGLPLLAAMRPQHGLAEELERGGLRVPRRSPLAAAAHRVLEVLQHHPGAQAA; encoded by the coding sequence ATGACGACAACTCCCGGCGTCCTCGTGTTGCTGAGCGATCCCGCGCTGCGCGGCGACGTCGACCGTGTCGCGGCCGCGGCCGCCGTGTCGGTGGTCCACGCCGACGAACCGTCGAGCCGCAAAGTCTGGAGCGCCGCCGCGGCCGTCCTGCTCGACGAACCATCCGCGATCCGATGCGCCGCGCGGGCGCTTCCGCGCCGCGACCGCGTCGTCCTCCTCGAGCGTGCCCGCCTCGGCGAGCCGCACTGGCAGGCCGCCATCGCGGTGGGGGCCCAGCACGTGCTCACGCTGCCGGAGCAGGAAGCCGAACTCGTCGTCCTGTTGTCGGAGGCGGCCGAATCCATCCGTGACGATGCCCGGCGCGGTGCGGTCGCCGCGGTGGTCTCCGGGCGGGGCGGCGCCGGCGCCTCGGTGCTCGCCGCTGCGCTGGCACTCTGCGGGTCCGACGCGCTGCTCGTCGACGTGGACCCGTGGAGCGGCGGGCTGGATCTGCTGCTCGGTGCCGAGGACGCGCCGGGCCTGCGCTGGCCGGAGCTGTCGGTGCGTGGCGGCCGGATCGCCTATCCGGCGCTGCGCGATGCGCTGCCCCGCCACGCCGGGGTGACGCTGCTGACCAACGGCCGTGTCGCAGGTGAGATCGACCCCGGCGCGCTGGCCGCCGTGATCGAGGCCGGGAGCCGCGGCGGCGCGCTGGTCGTGTGCGACGTACCGCGCCGGTCGACGGCGGCCGCCGAGGTGGCGCTCGATGCCGCCGATCTGGTCGTGGTGGTCGTGACCGCGGAGGTGCGCGCGTGCGCGGCGGCCGGTGCGTTGGCGCCGTGGCTGTCGGCGATCAACCCGAACGTCGGGTTGGTGGTTCGCGGGCCCGCGCCCGGCGGTTTGCGCGCGACCGAGGTGGCCGATTCGGTCGGCTTGCCGCTGCTGGCGGCGATGCGCCCACAGCACGGCCTCGCCGAGGAGCTCGAACGCGGCGGTCTGCGCGTCCCCCGGCGCTCACCGCTGGCGGCGGCGGCGCATCGCGTACTCGAGGTCCTGCAGCACCATCCCGGGGCGCAGGCGGCATGA
- a CDS encoding NUDIX hydrolase, which yields MSATRDGHRLAPDAAPAWLRPLVDNTDGVPRAYRRRVPPDVLTALTAANATATVTGTKRDAAVLVLFSGPRDAGQGLPDDADLLLTVRASTLRHHAGQAAFPGGATDPGDEGPVHTALREANEETGLDGGRVQPLATLQRMFIPPSGFHVVPVLAYSPDPGPVSVVDESETAIVARVPVRAFVNPENRLMVYRDANSRRWAGPAFLLNQMLVWGFTGQVISAILDVAGWAVPWNTDDVRGLDEAMALVGHDAGYGESQQ from the coding sequence GTGAGCGCCACGCGCGACGGGCACCGCTTGGCGCCCGACGCCGCCCCAGCCTGGCTGCGACCGCTGGTCGACAACACCGACGGGGTGCCGCGCGCCTACCGCCGCCGGGTGCCGCCGGACGTCCTGACCGCGCTGACCGCCGCCAACGCCACCGCCACGGTCACCGGGACCAAACGCGACGCCGCCGTCCTGGTGTTGTTCTCCGGGCCGCGCGACGCCGGGCAGGGGCTGCCCGACGACGCCGACCTCCTGCTGACCGTGCGGGCGTCGACCCTGCGTCACCACGCCGGCCAGGCCGCGTTCCCCGGCGGCGCGACCGATCCCGGCGACGAGGGCCCCGTCCACACCGCGCTGCGCGAGGCCAACGAGGAGACCGGCCTCGACGGCGGACGGGTCCAGCCGCTCGCGACGCTGCAGCGCATGTTCATCCCGCCGTCGGGGTTCCACGTCGTGCCGGTGCTGGCCTATTCGCCCGACCCGGGGCCGGTGTCGGTGGTCGACGAATCCGAGACCGCGATCGTGGCGCGGGTGCCGGTGCGTGCGTTCGTCAACCCGGAGAACCGGCTGATGGTGTACCGCGACGCCAATTCCCGCAGGTGGGCGGGCCCGGCGTTCCTGCTCAACCAGATGCTGGTGTGGGGGTTCACCGGCCAGGTCATCTCGGCGATCCTCGACGTCGCGGGCTGGGCGGTGCCGTGGAATACCGACGACGTGCGCGGACTCGACGAGGCAATGGCCCTCGTCGGCCACGATGCCGGTTACGGTGAGTCCCAACAATGA
- a CDS encoding HAD-IB family hydrolase, with protein sequence MSASEPDAAPSTDPAPGPSPEQPVRTAAFFDLDKTVIAKSSTLAFSKPFFDQGLLNRRAVLKSTYAQFLFLMSGADHDQMDRMRSYVTNMCTGWDVEQIKSIVGETLHDIVDPLVFAEAADLIADHKLCGRDVVVVSASGEEIVAPIARALGATHAMATRMVVEDGRYTGEIAFYCYGEGKVEAIRALAAREGYALEHCYAYSDSITDIPMLEAVGHPTVVNPDRALRKEAVARGWPVLTFTKPVSLRDRIPAPSGAAVATTAAVGMSALAAGALTYSLLRRFAL encoded by the coding sequence GTGAGCGCATCGGAGCCGGACGCCGCCCCGTCGACCGACCCAGCACCGGGTCCCTCGCCCGAGCAGCCCGTCCGCACCGCCGCGTTTTTCGATTTGGACAAGACCGTCATCGCCAAGTCGAGCACGTTGGCTTTTAGCAAACCTTTCTTCGATCAGGGCCTGCTCAATCGGCGAGCTGTGCTGAAATCGACCTACGCACAGTTCCTCTTCCTGATGTCCGGCGCCGATCACGATCAGATGGATCGCATGCGGTCGTACGTGACGAACATGTGCACCGGCTGGGACGTCGAACAGATCAAGTCGATCGTGGGCGAGACGCTGCACGACATCGTCGACCCCCTGGTGTTCGCCGAGGCCGCCGATCTGATCGCCGATCACAAGCTGTGCGGCCGCGACGTCGTCGTGGTGTCGGCGTCCGGCGAGGAGATCGTCGCGCCGATCGCCCGGGCGCTCGGCGCCACCCACGCGATGGCGACGCGGATGGTGGTCGAAGACGGCCGCTACACCGGAGAGATCGCCTTCTACTGCTACGGCGAGGGCAAGGTGGAGGCGATCCGCGCGCTGGCGGCGCGCGAGGGGTATGCGCTCGAGCACTGCTACGCCTACTCCGATTCGATCACCGACATCCCGATGCTCGAGGCGGTCGGCCATCCGACCGTCGTCAATCCCGACCGGGCACTGCGCAAGGAGGCCGTCGCACGCGGATGGCCGGTGCTCACGTTCACCAAACCGGTGTCCCTGCGCGACCGCATCCCGGCCCCGTCGGGCGCAGCGGTGGCGACCACCGCTGCGGTGGGTATGAGCGCGCTCGCCGCCGGTGCGTTGACGTACTCACTGCTTCGTCGGTTCGCGCTCTGA
- a CDS encoding type II secretion system F family protein — MSVAALALALAVLVSPGDVGRRLRRHGTRPRRHPRPRVVSAVAAVAAVAAVVVWSAAPTGIVVAAVIAGATAAVRIRNRRAARRRERESESLQGALEVLVSELRVGAHPVTAFDAAAGESEGQVGESLRAVAARARLGADVAAGLRDTARASDLSPQWERIAVCWQLAQAHGLSIAALMQTAQRDIAERQRFSSRVNAGMAGARTTATVLAALPVLGIGLGQLIGADPVRFLFSGGAGGWLLVIGVTLSCVGLLWSDRITAGVTT; from the coding sequence ATGAGTGTCGCCGCGCTCGCCCTGGCGCTGGCGGTGCTGGTGAGCCCCGGCGACGTCGGCAGGCGGCTGCGCCGACACGGGACGCGGCCGCGTCGCCATCCCCGGCCCCGCGTCGTGAGCGCGGTGGCGGCGGTGGCGGCGGTGGCGGCGGTGGTGGTGTGGTCGGCAGCTCCCACAGGCATCGTCGTGGCGGCCGTGATCGCGGGCGCCACCGCCGCGGTCCGGATCCGCAACCGGCGGGCGGCCAGGAGGCGGGAACGCGAATCGGAGTCGCTGCAGGGCGCGCTGGAGGTCCTGGTGAGCGAACTGCGGGTCGGGGCGCATCCGGTTACCGCGTTCGACGCCGCCGCCGGTGAGTCCGAGGGGCAGGTCGGCGAATCCCTGCGGGCCGTTGCGGCGCGCGCCCGGCTCGGCGCCGACGTCGCGGCCGGGTTGCGCGACACCGCGAGGGCATCGGATCTGTCGCCGCAGTGGGAGCGCATCGCGGTGTGCTGGCAGCTGGCCCAGGCGCACGGTCTGTCCATCGCCGCGCTGATGCAGACCGCGCAGCGTGACATCGCTGAGCGGCAGCGGTTCTCCTCACGCGTGAACGCCGGCATGGCCGGGGCGCGCACCACCGCGACGGTTCTCGCGGCGTTGCCGGTGCTGGGCATCGGCCTCGGCCAGCTCATCGGCGCCGATCCGGTGCGGTTCCTGTTCAGCGGTGGGGCCGGCGGCTGGC
- a CDS encoding alpha/beta fold hydrolase: MPPPDPSVVRIDGPWRHLEVHANGIRFHVVEADSPDAATVPLTERPLVILLHGFGSFWWSWRHQLRGLSGARVVAVDLRGYGGSDKPPRGYDGWTLAGDTAGLVRALGHRTATLVGHADGGLVCWATSVLHPRVVRAIAVVSSPHPAALRTSVTRRRDQGRALLPSLLRYQLPIWPERALTRHDGAALESLVRARSSARWQGTDDFTETIGHLRQAIQIPSAAHSALEYQRWAVRSQLRAEGRRFMRLMKRPLVVPMLHLRGDADPYVLADPVDRTQHFTPHGRYVSLRGAGHYGHEEAPDDVNEQLGRFLGQVYGRQVS, translated from the coding sequence ATGCCGCCACCCGATCCGTCGGTCGTCCGGATCGACGGTCCGTGGCGTCATCTCGAGGTCCACGCCAACGGCATCCGCTTCCACGTCGTCGAGGCGGACTCGCCGGATGCGGCCACCGTGCCGCTCACCGAACGGCCGCTGGTCATCCTGCTGCACGGCTTCGGGTCCTTCTGGTGGTCGTGGCGACACCAGCTGCGCGGTCTGAGCGGTGCCCGTGTGGTGGCCGTGGATCTGCGCGGGTACGGCGGCAGCGACAAACCGCCCCGCGGCTACGACGGGTGGACGCTGGCCGGTGACACCGCCGGCCTGGTCCGCGCGCTGGGCCACCGCACCGCGACGCTGGTCGGCCACGCCGACGGCGGGCTGGTGTGCTGGGCGACGTCGGTGCTGCACCCCCGCGTCGTCCGCGCGATCGCGGTCGTCAGCTCCCCCCATCCCGCCGCGCTGCGCACGTCGGTGACGCGGCGCCGCGACCAGGGCCGCGCGCTGCTTCCGTCGCTGCTGCGCTACCAGCTGCCCATATGGCCCGAACGGGCGCTGACCCGGCACGACGGTGCGGCGCTGGAAAGCCTGGTGCGGGCCAGGTCGAGTGCGAGATGGCAGGGCACCGACGACTTCACGGAGACGATCGGGCACCTCCGCCAGGCCATCCAGATCCCGTCGGCGGCGCACTCCGCGCTGGAGTACCAACGCTGGGCGGTGCGCAGCCAACTACGCGCCGAGGGACGGCGGTTCATGCGGTTGATGAAGCGGCCGCTGGTGGTGCCGATGCTGCATCTGCGCGGCGACGCCGATCCGTACGTCCTCGCCGACCCCGTGGACCGCACCCAGCACTTCACCCCGCACGGGCGTTACGTATCGCTGCGCGGCGCAGGCCATTACGGCCATGAGGAAGCACCCGACGACGTCAACGAGCAGCTCGGCCGGTTCCTCGGCCAGGTGTACGGCCGCCAGGTCAGCTGA